The Fusobacterium necrophorum subsp. necrophorum genome has a window encoding:
- a CDS encoding aspartate-semialdehyde dehydrogenase, whose amino-acid sequence MKIAILGATGAVGQQMMKCLIEQEIPVTTLKLLASAKSVGKKYSFQGKEICVEEANESSFEGMDIVLGAVESDMAKKFAPFIKKAGAVFIDNSSAFRLEEKVPLVIPEINGEDAKHHQGIIANPNCSTIIALMSIYAVDKLSKITDIIASTYQAVSGAGNNGIYELEEQILALLKEKKITPKVFSHQIAYNCIPKISDTLENGFTAEEMKMQDEGRKILHNPNLKVTCTCIRVPVMRSHSISLSFRTEKKLSMEEVTNAIQNSKGVRLVDLPMPLSTSEQDIVEVGRIRQDDVINGYALWCCGDQIRKGAAANAVQIIKCLF is encoded by the coding sequence ATGAAAATTGCAATTTTAGGAGCAACAGGAGCAGTTGGACAGCAAATGATGAAATGTCTTATAGAACAAGAAATTCCTGTTACCACATTAAAATTACTGGCAAGTGCAAAAAGTGTCGGAAAGAAATATAGCTTTCAAGGAAAAGAAATCTGTGTTGAAGAAGCAAACGAATCTTCTTTTGAAGGAATGGATATTGTTCTGGGAGCCGTGGAAAGTGATATGGCAAAAAAATTTGCCCCCTTTATCAAAAAAGCGGGAGCAGTTTTTATCGATAACAGCAGTGCCTTTCGCTTGGAGGAAAAAGTTCCTTTGGTCATTCCGGAAATCAATGGAGAGGATGCCAAACATCATCAAGGAATTATAGCGAACCCAAATTGTTCCACCATCATCGCTCTGATGTCCATTTATGCCGTAGATAAGCTGTCGAAAATCACAGATATCATTGCCAGTACCTATCAGGCGGTCTCCGGAGCGGGAAACAACGGAATCTACGAACTGGAAGAGCAAATTCTGGCTCTTCTCAAGGAGAAAAAAATTACTCCAAAAGTATTTTCTCACCAAATCGCCTACAATTGTATTCCCAAAATCAGCGATACTTTGGAAAACGGTTTTACGGCGGAAGAAATGAAAATGCAAGATGAAGGAAGAAAAATTTTACATAATCCGAATTTAAAAGTAACCTGTACCTGTATCCGAGTTCCCGTGATGAGAAGTCACAGTATTTCTCTGAGCTTCCGAACCGAAAAAAAATTGTCTATGGAAGAAGTCACAAATGCCATCCAAAATAGCAAAGGAGTTCGTTTGGTCGATCTTCCTATGCCCCTTAGTACAAGTGAGCAGGATATTGTAGAAGTCGGTAGAATCCGTCAAGATGACGTTATAAACGGCTATGCCCTTTGGTGCTGTGGAGATCAAATTCGAAAAGGAGCTGCTGCCAATGCAGTTCAAATTATAAAATGTCTCTTCTAA
- a CDS encoding outer membrane protein transport protein, whose product MNLKLKCILLSSLLSMTAYGASIDHIQTYAPEYLGNQAQNGAINGVSPYYNPAGTTQLEEGFYINGGLQIAAGHEQSEYKEKEYKAIFIQPVPSIALTKVNKDSSTYFTFSAIAGGGTLNYKHGVVGTAIIPDLVANLKVGYLNSAAFGMPTIPSTLAGKKVAVQVLDGTRAKGSNLYSQMTLGKAFQVNDKLSLSAGIRFVHGRRDLEGNIKLKAYSPDSPNLDPVLAKLPLEAEIDSKRRAKGFGFVLGANYKVNDKWNVGMRYDSRVKLNFKASTSEKEISIPTVGGIKHIGFTSDLYYPQYKDGKKVRRDLPAILALGTTYQVSDTWKTGLSVNYYFNKNAKMDGQKYKNGFEVAFGNEYKLNEKWTLLASINYAKTGALKESYSDVEYALDSIMLGTGVKYQYSPTLELTATVGHYFYRSEEGDIKGRVAKKTDSMIKQLQNVNEQQKYRKSITAFGLGFTKKF is encoded by the coding sequence ATGAATTTAAAATTAAAATGTATATTACTTAGTAGTCTACTAAGCATGACAGCATATGGAGCATCCATAGACCATATTCAAACGTATGCACCAGAATATTTAGGAAATCAAGCTCAAAATGGAGCAATTAACGGAGTTTCTCCTTATTACAATCCTGCCGGAACTACTCAGCTAGAAGAAGGATTCTATATCAATGGTGGATTACAAATAGCAGCTGGACATGAGCAATCAGAATACAAAGAGAAAGAATATAAAGCTATTTTTATACAACCTGTTCCAAGTATTGCATTGACGAAAGTAAACAAAGATAGTTCGACTTATTTTACTTTTAGTGCTATTGCGGGAGGAGGAACATTAAACTATAAACATGGAGTAGTAGGAACTGCAATTATTCCTGATTTAGTGGCAAATTTAAAAGTCGGATATTTAAATTCAGCTGCTTTTGGTATGCCAACAATTCCATCTACATTAGCTGGAAAAAAAGTGGCAGTTCAAGTTTTAGATGGAACAAGAGCAAAAGGAAGTAATCTATACAGTCAAATGACATTAGGAAAAGCATTTCAAGTGAATGATAAATTATCTCTTTCTGCAGGAATTCGATTTGTACATGGAAGAAGAGATTTAGAGGGAAACATTAAATTAAAAGCATATTCCCCAGATTCTCCAAATTTGGATCCTGTTTTAGCAAAATTGCCTTTAGAAGCAGAAATTGATTCTAAAAGAAGAGCAAAAGGATTTGGATTTGTATTGGGAGCGAACTACAAGGTAAATGATAAGTGGAATGTTGGAATGAGATACGATTCTAGAGTAAAATTAAATTTCAAAGCTTCTACAAGCGAAAAAGAAATTAGCATTCCTACAGTAGGGGGAATAAAGCATATCGGATTTACTTCTGATTTATATTATCCTCAATATAAAGATGGAAAGAAAGTAAGAAGGGATTTACCAGCTATTTTAGCATTAGGAACAACTTATCAGGTATCAGATACATGGAAAACTGGTCTATCTGTAAATTATTATTTCAATAAAAATGCTAAAATGGATGGACAAAAATACAAAAATGGCTTTGAAGTGGCTTTCGGAAATGAATATAAATTAAATGAAAAATGGACTTTGCTAGCTTCTATTAACTATGCAAAAACAGGAGCATTAAAGGAAAGTTATAGTGATGTGGAATATGCTTTGGATTCTATCATGTTAGGAACAGGAGTGAAATATCAATATAGCCCTACTTTAGAATTAACAGCAACTGTAGGACACTATTTTTATAGATCGGAAGAGGGAGATATCAAAGGAAGAGTTGCTAAAAAGACGGATTCCATGATAAAACAATTGCAAAATGTAAATGAACAACAAAAATACAGAAAAAGTATTACTGCTTTTGGGCTTGGCTTTACCAAAAAATTCTAG
- the thrB gene encoding homoserine kinase, with product MLRIKVPATSANLGPGFDTFGLALNLFNIFYVEKAEDIFLENVEEEFRNENNTFVVAYTKTLASCGKKAGIHVKFDTKIPISRGLGSSSSLVVAGVLAANSLHHLQLSVQEMLKICVEIEGHPDNVAPCLLGGFVTSLLDKNSIYTQKIDIHPKFHFSVFIPDFELKTSEARKVLPEKISLKDSVFTLSRAVFLCFALQKGEERNLNVFFQDKIHEPYRKKLIPDYEDLQKEVMRKGGLAFMISGSGSTCLAVSLEENFSKNLNLSGMKAKWKTMDCRVHSEGAEVTEVEFKNQKK from the coding sequence ATGCTTAGAATAAAAGTTCCTGCAACCAGTGCAAATCTCGGACCGGGTTTTGATACTTTCGGTTTGGCGTTGAATCTATTTAATATTTTTTATGTAGAGAAGGCGGAAGATATTTTTTTGGAAAATGTAGAAGAAGAATTTCGAAATGAAAACAATACTTTTGTTGTCGCTTATACCAAAACACTTGCCAGTTGTGGAAAGAAAGCCGGGATACATGTGAAATTTGATACTAAAATTCCAATCTCCAGAGGGCTTGGTTCCAGTTCTTCTCTTGTCGTGGCAGGAGTTCTTGCAGCCAATTCTCTTCATCATCTACAGTTATCTGTACAGGAAATGTTGAAAATTTGTGTGGAAATCGAGGGACATCCGGACAATGTGGCTCCCTGTTTATTGGGAGGCTTTGTAACAAGTTTATTGGATAAGAACAGCATTTATACTCAAAAAATAGACATTCATCCTAAGTTTCATTTCAGTGTTTTTATTCCTGATTTTGAGCTTAAAACTTCGGAGGCCAGAAAAGTTTTACCGGAAAAAATTTCTCTAAAAGACAGTGTTTTTACTCTATCTAGAGCCGTTTTTTTATGCTTTGCTCTACAAAAAGGAGAAGAAAGAAATCTAAATGTTTTCTTTCAAGATAAGATACATGAACCTTATCGGAAGAAATTGATTCCTGATTACGAAGATTTACAGAAAGAAGTGATGAGGAAAGGCGGATTGGCATTTATGATTAGCGGTTCCGGTTCTACCTGTCTTGCAGTGTCTTTGGAGGAAAATTTCTCTAAAAATTTAAATTTGAGTGGAATGAAAGCCAAATGGAAAACCATGGACTGCAGAGTTCATAGTGAAGGAGCGGAAGTTACAGAAGTTGAATTTAAAAATCAAAAAAAATAG
- a CDS encoding TetR/AcrR family transcriptional regulator, giving the protein MARRVVFDREKIIEKAFKMLKKEGMEAITARKLGDYMKASPAPIYNSFRSMEELKEVLIQKAKALFLEYIQNNRTELPFLNMGLGFCIFAKEESNLFQNIFLNPNIEENIIEQFREVSQQEIIKDSRFDNISEERRTELFFDCWTYAQGLASFIALGQIEATEAELIDILLRGPGYLVHKKLEEYGVK; this is encoded by the coding sequence ATGGCTAGAAGAGTGGTTTTCGACAGAGAAAAAATTATTGAAAAAGCGTTTAAAATGTTGAAAAAAGAAGGGATGGAAGCAATTACAGCTAGAAAATTAGGAGATTACATGAAGGCTTCTCCAGCTCCTATCTATAATTCTTTTCGCTCTATGGAAGAATTAAAAGAGGTTTTAATACAAAAGGCAAAAGCATTATTTTTAGAGTATATTCAAAATAATAGAACAGAATTACCTTTTTTAAATATGGGACTGGGATTTTGTATTTTTGCAAAAGAAGAGAGTAATCTTTTTCAAAATATCTTTTTAAATCCAAATATAGAAGAAAATATTATAGAACAATTTCGAGAAGTTTCGCAACAAGAAATTATCAAAGACAGTCGTTTTGATAATATCTCAGAAGAAAGAAGAACAGAATTGTTCTTTGATTGTTGGACTTATGCTCAAGGCTTGGCAAGTTTTATTGCTTTAGGTCAAATAGAAGCGACAGAAGCAGAATTGATTGATATTTTATTACGAGGACCTGGATATTTAGTTCACAAAAAATTGGAAGAATATGGAGTAAAATAA
- a CDS encoding homoserine dehydrogenase, with protein sequence MNIALLGCGVVGSGVKEILDASKQDIKLTKILVKDKDEIREARMTTDIQEILKSDVDVIVECIGGIDIPFQYISQALQHKKHVVTSNKKVLATHYRELVNMARKNGVILAFEASVGGGIPWLENIRHIKRVDRISAFEGIFNGTTNYILDRMTSQGVDFQAALQEAQALGYAESDPTDDIDGYDVKYKCCLTANVIWNSSLPLEDILFFGIRNVRKKDILYAAQKNAVLKLTGKAVKTDKGIQILVIPAFLSSQENMAQLPKNLNYGKIKSEYLGESCYIGQGAGKYPTAHAVMQDILSISEKRELSSEILEEFPIKQDYVSRFYIRGQKLSSLQNFVSDILDEETILTKNVNLLELLPYIDKNTWIAEIRL encoded by the coding sequence ATGAATATTGCCTTATTAGGTTGTGGCGTTGTTGGAAGTGGAGTGAAAGAAATTTTAGATGCTTCCAAACAAGATATCAAGCTTACCAAAATCTTGGTAAAAGATAAAGACGAGATAAGAGAAGCCAGAATGACAACCGATATTCAGGAAATATTAAAAAGTGATGTGGATGTCATTGTAGAATGTATTGGAGGAATTGACATTCCTTTTCAATATATCAGTCAGGCATTACAACATAAAAAACATGTGGTTACCAGTAATAAGAAAGTTCTGGCAACCCATTACAGAGAATTGGTAAATATGGCGAGAAAAAATGGAGTGATTCTCGCTTTTGAAGCCAGTGTCGGAGGAGGAATTCCATGGCTGGAAAATATTCGTCATATCAAAAGAGTGGATCGCATTTCCGCCTTTGAGGGAATTTTCAATGGCACTACAAATTATATTTTAGATAGAATGACTTCTCAGGGAGTCGACTTTCAGGCAGCTTTACAAGAAGCTCAAGCTCTCGGCTATGCAGAAAGCGATCCGACAGACGATATTGACGGATATGATGTAAAATATAAATGCTGTCTAACTGCCAATGTCATTTGGAATAGCTCTCTCCCTTTGGAAGATATTCTTTTCTTTGGAATTCGAAATGTGAGGAAAAAAGATATTCTCTATGCCGCTCAAAAAAATGCTGTCTTGAAACTGACAGGAAAAGCAGTCAAAACAGACAAAGGAATCCAGATTTTAGTAATTCCTGCCTTCCTTTCTTCCCAAGAAAATATGGCACAGCTTCCCAAGAATTTAAACTATGGGAAAATCAAAAGTGAATATCTGGGGGAAAGTTGCTATATAGGACAGGGAGCCGGAAAATACCCGACAGCTCATGCGGTTATGCAGGATATTCTTTCTATCTCGGAAAAGAGAGAACTGTCCTCTGAAATTTTAGAAGAATTCCCGATCAAACAAGATTATGTTTCTCGTTTCTATATTCGAGGTCAAAAACTCTCTTCTTTGCAAAATTTTGTGTCAGATATCCTTGATGAAGAAACTATTCTGACAAAGAATGTGAATCTATTGGAACTCTTACCTTATATTGATAAAAATACATGGATAGCGGAGATACGATTATGA
- the thrC gene encoding threonine synthase yields MRLFVNSRNQREKVFSKEAIIKGLAANGGLYVPSNISEKMDMEEILNLSYQEIAYRVLSSFLDDFTEEELKDCIHKAYDTHFTSSDITPISKIGKDYLLELYHGPTAAFKDIALTILPHLLRKAHAPQNKKVYILTATSGDTGKAALEGFKDSEETFITVFYPKEGVSLIQERQMNTTEGKNTEVIAVQGNFDDCQRLVKRCYEEISSDRLQLSSANSINIGRLVPQIVYYFKACAMLLKQGSITSKDKVNFIVPSGNFGNILAGYLAKLLGCPIHKLVCASNKNCVLTEFIKTGVYDRNRKFYQTISPSMDILVSSNLERLLFLLSHDDEKVSQYMNDLIQKGKYEVDEELLKKIQENFEAVFCDEENCKEMIREAYVKEGRLIDSHTAVAYYASKQYGDENINIIVSTASPYKFSNPILEALTGERKENEFDAMRALEKLTGENIPECLRKIEQLPVLHKRTISLEEGKQVVLERMEKLLCLE; encoded by the coding sequence ATGAGATTATTTGTAAATAGTAGAAATCAAAGGGAAAAAGTTTTTTCAAAAGAAGCTATTATCAAAGGCTTAGCGGCAAATGGAGGTCTGTATGTTCCTTCGAATATATCTGAAAAAATGGACATGGAGGAGATTCTAAATCTTTCCTATCAGGAAATTGCCTATCGAGTGCTTTCTTCTTTTTTGGATGATTTTACAGAAGAAGAATTGAAAGATTGTATTCATAAAGCTTACGATACTCATTTTACAAGTTCGGATATTACTCCAATTTCTAAAATTGGAAAAGATTATTTGTTGGAATTGTATCACGGACCAACGGCTGCTTTTAAAGATATAGCTCTTACGATATTACCTCATTTGTTAAGAAAGGCCCACGCTCCTCAAAATAAAAAGGTGTATATTTTGACGGCTACAAGTGGGGATACGGGAAAGGCTGCTTTGGAAGGATTTAAGGATAGCGAGGAGACTTTTATTACTGTGTTTTATCCAAAGGAGGGAGTCAGCCTAATCCAAGAAAGACAAATGAATACAACAGAGGGAAAGAATACGGAAGTAATTGCTGTTCAAGGAAATTTTGATGACTGTCAGCGACTGGTAAAAAGATGTTATGAAGAAATTTCGAGCGATCGACTACAGTTGAGCAGTGCGAATTCTATCAATATCGGAAGATTGGTCCCACAAATAGTATATTATTTCAAAGCCTGTGCCATGTTATTGAAGCAAGGAAGCATCACCTCGAAAGATAAGGTAAACTTTATTGTTCCCAGCGGAAACTTTGGAAATATTTTGGCAGGATACTTGGCAAAGCTGTTAGGCTGTCCAATTCATAAATTGGTTTGTGCTTCCAATAAGAATTGTGTATTAACAGAATTTATAAAAACAGGGGTCTATGATAGAAATCGAAAATTTTATCAGACCATCTCTCCTTCCATGGATATTTTAGTTTCCAGTAATCTGGAAAGATTGCTTTTTTTATTGAGTCATGATGATGAAAAAGTATCTCAATATATGAATGACTTGATACAGAAGGGAAAATATGAGGTGGACGAAGAACTGTTGAAGAAGATTCAAGAGAATTTCGAAGCTGTTTTCTGTGATGAAGAAAATTGTAAAGAAATGATTCGGGAAGCTTATGTCAAAGAGGGGCGCTTGATAGACAGTCATACGGCAGTTGCTTATTATGCTTCTAAGCAATATGGAGATGAAAACATAAATATTATTGTGTCAACGGCCTCTCCTTATAAATTTTCCAATCCTATTTTAGAAGCTTTGACAGGAGAAAGAAAAGAAAATGAGTTTGATGCTATGAGAGCATTGGAAAAGCTGACAGGAGAAAACATTCCGGAGTGTCTAAGAAAAATAGAGCAGCTTCCTGTATTACACAAGAGAACCATTTCCTTAGAAGAAGGAAAACAAGTAGTTTTGGAAAGGATGGAGAAGTTACTATGCTTAGAATAA
- a CDS encoding aspartate kinase, with amino-acid sequence MIKVVKFGGSSVANAEQFKKVKNIVDSDNDRRFIVTSACGKTDQEDHKVTDLLYLCHAHIKYGVPFDTIFELIEKKYRTIKEDLHLSIDLDREIDTIRKKMVKNVNIDYLVSRGEYLTGLCLAEYLEADFIDAKEIILFDYNGKVNFEKSKKALEARINNGKKIVIPGFYGAFPNEKIKIMSRGGSDITGAIIANLVDAEIYENWTDISGLLVADPRIVEKPKRIQYITYDELRELSYMGANVLHDETIFPVKEKNIPINIRNTNEPENEGTLIMDNCHEQDKIKAPDFLTGIAGKKDFSVITCTKAHLSSEIGILRKALQVFEDFNISVESVPAGIDTFNIIVQTQDIEKHCYDIIGRLKEELHFESISIIDNLSLVAVVGRGMSKKPGMSGKLFAELGLHGINIKTINQGIDEINIIIGIDNHDFEKTINCIYDKFIRRGEEI; translated from the coding sequence ATGATAAAAGTTGTAAAATTTGGAGGAAGTTCTGTTGCCAATGCAGAACAGTTTAAAAAAGTAAAAAATATTGTAGACAGTGATAACGACCGACGCTTTATCGTTACCAGTGCCTGTGGAAAAACGGATCAGGAAGATCATAAAGTGACGGATCTACTTTACCTATGTCATGCCCATATCAAATATGGTGTTCCTTTTGATACGATTTTCGAATTGATTGAAAAAAAATATCGAACTATAAAAGAGGACTTACACCTTTCTATTGATTTGGATCGGGAAATTGATACGATTCGAAAAAAAATGGTAAAAAATGTTAACATTGATTATCTGGTTTCCAGAGGGGAATATCTGACCGGACTCTGTCTGGCAGAATATTTGGAGGCTGATTTTATTGATGCAAAGGAAATTATCCTTTTCGACTATAACGGAAAAGTAAACTTTGAAAAAAGTAAAAAAGCTTTGGAAGCCCGGATAAACAATGGAAAGAAAATTGTTATTCCCGGATTTTACGGTGCTTTTCCCAATGAGAAAATAAAAATTATGTCTCGAGGAGGAAGTGATATTACAGGAGCCATTATTGCAAATCTCGTGGATGCGGAAATTTATGAAAATTGGACCGATATTTCAGGACTTTTGGTAGCAGACCCGCGTATCGTGGAGAAGCCGAAAAGAATTCAGTATATTACCTATGATGAATTGAGAGAGCTTAGCTATATGGGAGCCAATGTATTGCACGATGAAACAATTTTCCCCGTAAAAGAAAAAAATATTCCCATCAATATTCGAAACACCAACGAACCTGAGAATGAGGGAACCTTGATTATGGACAACTGTCATGAACAAGATAAAATAAAAGCTCCCGATTTTTTGACAGGAATCGCAGGGAAAAAAGATTTTTCTGTTATCACTTGTACCAAAGCTCATTTATCCAGCGAAATAGGGATATTAAGAAAAGCCTTACAAGTTTTTGAAGACTTCAATATCAGCGTTGAAAGCGTTCCGGCAGGAATTGATACCTTCAATATCATTGTACAAACACAAGACATCGAAAAACATTGCTACGATATTATAGGACGTTTGAAAGAAGAACTGCATTTTGAAAGCATTTCTATCATAGACAACTTATCTCTCGTCGCTGTTGTCGGAAGAGGAATGAGTAAAAAGCCGGGAATGTCAGGAAAATTGTTTGCAGAGCTGGGACTTCATGGAATTAACATCAAAACCATCAATCAGGGAATTGATGAAATCAATATTATTATTGGAATTGATAACCATGATTTTGAAAAAACCATTAACTGTATTTATGATAAATTTATAAGAAGAGGAGAAGAAATATGA
- the glmS gene encoding glutamine--fructose-6-phosphate transaminase (isomerizing), protein MCGIVGYSGREAKAKEVILSGLEKLEYRGYDSAGIAIVMETQKLLIEKKKGKLSVLKEYMEQNSRQDGKIGIGHTRWATHGIPTDENAHPHFGQNKKVAVVHNGIIENYWKLKEELLKEGIQFSSDTDTEVVAQLFEKLYQGDLLETTLLLLEKIKGSYALGILHQAEANKLVCCKKESPLVIGLGEQETYLASDATALLKYTKDFIYLEDGDIAILEGNKVELYDTRGNRIQRETVHVEASPEQVSKQGYEHFMLKEMEEQGEIVEKTLGVYVNEEGKVDFKKQLEGISLDAFDKCYVIACGTAYHAGLQFQYFMKHLCRKEITVEIASEFRHDPPFLDDKSLVFVISQSGETYDTLMALREAKSQGAMTLALCNVLGSTIAREANKVIYTLAGPEISVASTKAYTAQVTVLYLLTLYFADKNEQELDDLYQFSEKLEEIFSKKEKIQQIAKKIAKSRDIFYLGRGLDEKIAREGSLKLKEISYIHSEAFPIGELKHGSIALIEEGIPVLLLSTRPEWSEKSSSNLKEVKSRGAYVIAIAVEGSEEVKAGADEYIEVKNAGKYLTALLAVVNMQLLAYYVAVEKGLDVDKPRNLAKSVTVE, encoded by the coding sequence ATGTGCGGGATTGTTGGATATTCAGGAAGAGAAGCAAAAGCAAAGGAAGTTATTTTATCTGGATTGGAAAAATTGGAATATCGAGGTTATGATTCAGCAGGAATTGCCATTGTGATGGAGACTCAAAAACTATTGATTGAAAAGAAAAAAGGAAAACTTTCTGTTTTAAAAGAATATATGGAGCAAAATTCTAGGCAAGATGGGAAAATAGGTATTGGACATACAAGATGGGCAACACATGGAATCCCGACGGATGAGAATGCACATCCCCACTTTGGACAAAATAAAAAAGTGGCAGTTGTACACAACGGGATTATTGAAAATTACTGGAAGTTAAAAGAAGAATTGTTAAAAGAGGGAATTCAGTTTTCTTCAGATACAGATACGGAAGTGGTAGCACAATTATTTGAAAAGTTGTATCAGGGTGATTTATTGGAAACAACTTTACTACTATTGGAAAAAATTAAAGGAAGTTATGCTTTGGGAATTCTTCATCAGGCAGAAGCGAATAAATTGGTTTGTTGTAAAAAAGAAAGTCCCTTAGTCATCGGATTGGGAGAACAGGAAACCTATCTTGCTTCCGATGCTACTGCCTTATTGAAATATACCAAAGATTTTATTTATTTGGAAGATGGAGATATTGCCATCTTAGAAGGAAATAAAGTGGAATTATATGATACAAGAGGAAACAGGATTCAGAGGGAGACAGTGCATGTGGAAGCAAGTCCGGAACAAGTCAGCAAACAGGGGTATGAGCATTTTATGCTGAAAGAAATGGAAGAACAAGGAGAGATTGTTGAAAAGACCCTAGGAGTTTATGTTAACGAAGAGGGAAAGGTTGATTTTAAGAAACAATTGGAGGGAATTTCCTTAGATGCTTTTGATAAATGTTATGTGATTGCCTGTGGAACTGCTTATCATGCAGGATTACAATTTCAATATTTTATGAAGCACCTATGTCGAAAAGAAATTACGGTAGAGATTGCCTCTGAATTTCGACATGATCCTCCTTTCTTAGATGACAAAAGTTTAGTTTTCGTCATCAGTCAATCCGGAGAAACCTATGATACTCTTATGGCATTGCGAGAAGCTAAATCACAGGGAGCAATGACGCTTGCTCTTTGTAATGTTCTAGGTTCTACAATTGCCAGAGAGGCGAATAAAGTGATCTATACTTTGGCAGGACCGGAAATATCGGTAGCTTCTACCAAGGCTTATACAGCTCAAGTCACGGTATTATATTTATTGACCTTATATTTCGCAGATAAAAATGAACAGGAGTTGGATGATCTGTATCAATTCTCTGAGAAATTGGAAGAGATATTCTCAAAAAAAGAAAAAATTCAGCAGATTGCAAAAAAGATAGCAAAAAGCAGAGATATTTTCTATTTGGGAAGAGGGTTGGATGAAAAAATTGCAAGAGAAGGAAGCTTAAAATTAAAAGAAATTAGCTATATTCATAGTGAGGCCTTTCCGATTGGAGAATTAAAACATGGAAGTATTGCCCTAATTGAAGAGGGAATTCCTGTGCTTTTATTATCTACCAGACCGGAATGGAGTGAAAAAAGTTCTTCCAATTTGAAAGAAGTAAAATCACGAGGGGCTTATGTAATAGCCATTGCTGTAGAGGGCTCGGAAGAAGTTAAGGCAGGGGCTGATGAATATATAGAAGTGAAGAATGCCGGGAAGTATTTGACGGCTCTTTTAGCGGTGGTAAACATGCAACTATTGGCTTATTATGTTGCAGTGGAAAAGGGCTTGGATGTGGATAAACCAAGAAATTTGGCAAAATCTGTGACTGTGGAATAA